One Kineococcus radiotolerans SRS30216 = ATCC BAA-149 DNA window includes the following coding sequences:
- the dapF gene encoding diaminopimelate epimerase: MSAPQGLAFTKGHGTENDFVLVADPDGVWNPTADVVAAICDRRAGVGGDGLIRAVRSSAVPDAAGTAPGAEWFMDYRNSDGSLAEMCGNGVRVFAEFLLRNRLLPEEAGDGRWFDVATRSGVKRLRREADGQWTADLGPWALTGGDDALGAGSDALVLVPGLDAVARPALSVDLGNPHTVVALPDEAELAAADLTRAPEVRPVPPQGTNVELVVPLLAFDVTGDDVPDIGEIAMRVHERGSGETRSCGTGACAAALATRAWAGRGAPDVWRVDVPGGRLVVTVGAGSSLAQGTVWLSGPAQLVATGVLAPELLQHRPTA, translated from the coding sequence GTGAGCGCACCCCAGGGCCTGGCCTTCACCAAGGGCCACGGCACCGAGAACGACTTCGTCCTGGTCGCCGACCCCGACGGCGTCTGGAACCCCACCGCCGACGTCGTCGCCGCGATCTGCGACCGGCGGGCCGGCGTGGGCGGCGACGGCCTGATCCGCGCGGTGCGCAGCAGCGCCGTCCCCGACGCGGCCGGGACGGCCCCCGGGGCGGAGTGGTTCATGGACTACCGCAACAGCGACGGCTCCCTCGCCGAGATGTGCGGCAACGGCGTCCGCGTCTTCGCGGAGTTCCTGCTGCGCAACCGCCTGCTGCCCGAGGAGGCCGGCGACGGGCGCTGGTTCGACGTCGCCACCCGCTCCGGGGTGAAGCGGCTGCGCCGCGAGGCCGACGGCCAGTGGACGGCCGACCTGGGCCCCTGGGCGTTGACCGGCGGGGACGACGCCCTCGGCGCCGGCTCCGACGCCCTCGTCCTGGTCCCCGGCCTGGACGCGGTGGCCCGGCCCGCGCTGTCGGTCGACCTCGGCAACCCGCACACCGTCGTCGCCCTGCCCGACGAGGCCGAGCTCGCCGCCGCCGACCTCACCCGGGCCCCGGAGGTCCGTCCCGTCCCGCCGCAGGGCACCAACGTCGAGCTCGTCGTCCCGCTGCTGGCCTTCGACGTCACCGGTGACGACGTCCCCGACATCGGCGAGATCGCCATGCGCGTGCACGAGCGCGGGTCGGGCGAGACCCGTTCCTGCGGGACCGGCGCGTGCGCCGCGGCCCTGGCCACCCGGGCCTGGGCCGGTCGCGGAGCCCCCGACGTGTGGCGGGTGGACGTCCCGGGGGGCCGGCTCGTCGTGACCGTCGGGGCCGGCTCCAGCCTGGCCCAGGGGACGGTCTGGCTCTCCGGCCCGGCGCAGCTCGTCGCCACGGGGGTGCTGGCCCCCGAGCTGCTGCAGCACCGCCCCACCGCCTGA
- the miaA gene encoding tRNA (adenosine(37)-N6)-dimethylallyltransferase MiaA, producing MGQPNVPLVAVVGPTASGKSDVGVALAHLLEREHGRPGEVVNADAMQLYRGMDVGTAKLTPAEREGVPHHLLDVLDVTETAEVARFQADARAAVEDVTARGGLPLLVGGSGLYVRAAVDDLRFPGTDPEVRARWEAELAVLGPHALHARLAERDPAAAAKILPGNGRRIVRALEVGELTGRPFAASLPEQTYLRPTVQVGLAVPREQLDARIDARVERMWAAGLVAEVRDLEARGLREGRTASRALGYAQVLDAFDGTTTEDEARELTARLTRRFARKQESWFRRDPRVHWLPAPDGSDPLDLARRVLELLPVASAA from the coding sequence GTGGGCCAGCCGAACGTTCCCCTCGTCGCGGTCGTGGGACCCACCGCGTCGGGCAAGTCCGACGTCGGGGTCGCCCTGGCCCACCTGCTGGAGCGCGAGCACGGCCGTCCCGGCGAGGTCGTCAACGCCGACGCGATGCAGCTCTACCGGGGCATGGACGTGGGCACGGCCAAGCTCACCCCCGCCGAGCGCGAGGGCGTCCCGCACCACCTGCTCGACGTCCTCGACGTCACCGAGACCGCCGAGGTCGCGCGCTTCCAGGCCGACGCCCGGGCCGCCGTCGAGGACGTCACCGCCCGCGGCGGCCTGCCGCTGCTCGTGGGCGGCTCGGGGCTCTACGTCCGCGCCGCCGTCGACGACCTGCGCTTCCCCGGCACCGACCCCGAGGTGCGGGCCCGCTGGGAGGCCGAGCTCGCCGTCCTGGGCCCGCACGCCCTGCACGCCCGCCTCGCCGAGCGCGACCCCGCCGCCGCGGCGAAGATCCTGCCCGGCAACGGCCGGCGCATCGTGCGGGCCCTGGAGGTGGGGGAGCTGACCGGCCGGCCCTTCGCCGCGTCGCTGCCCGAGCAGACCTACCTGCGCCCCACCGTCCAGGTCGGCCTCGCCGTCCCCCGCGAGCAGCTCGACGCGCGCATCGACGCCCGCGTGGAGCGGATGTGGGCGGCCGGGCTGGTCGCCGAGGTCCGCGACCTCGAGGCGCGGGGGCTGCGCGAGGGCCGCACCGCCTCCCGGGCCCTGGGCTACGCCCAGGTGCTGGACGCGTTCGACGGCACCACCACCGAGGACGAGGCCAGGGAGCTCACCGCCCGCCTCACGCGCCGCTTCGCCCGAAAGCAGGAGTCGTGGTTCCGCCGCGACCCCCGGGTGCACTGGCTGCCCGCCCCCGACGGCTCCGACCCCCTCGACCTCGCCCGGCGGGTGCTGGAGCTGCTGCCCGTAGCATCGGCGGCGTGA
- a CDS encoding antitoxin, whose product MNFLKIKIDEATGQAREVAGQALGRAGAFAAEHSGKAEGAIGKAGEFVNARTGGKYAEHVTRVGELARKGVDKAAEQAPPTTMAGGGTPMRGGTASTGTPMSGPVR is encoded by the coding sequence ATGAACTTCCTCAAGATCAAGATCGACGAGGCCACCGGGCAGGCCCGCGAGGTGGCGGGGCAGGCGCTGGGCCGGGCCGGGGCCTTCGCCGCCGAGCACTCCGGCAAGGCCGAGGGCGCCATCGGCAAGGCGGGCGAGTTCGTCAACGCCCGCACCGGTGGCAAGTACGCCGAGCACGTCACCCGCGTCGGCGAGCTCGCCCGCAAGGGCGTCGACAAGGCCGCCGAGCAGGCCCCGCCGACGACGATGGCCGGCGGCGGCACCCCGATGCGCGGCGGCACCGCCTCGACGGGCACCCCGATGAGCGGGCCGGTGCGCTGA
- the miaB gene encoding tRNA (N6-isopentenyl adenosine(37)-C2)-methylthiotransferase MiaB, translated as MSTTTATPAGADDTVAAARTYQVRTFGCQMNVHDSERLSGLLEDAGYVRFDEAGRPEGSDAPVEPDVVVFNTCAVRENADNKLYGNLGHLAPVKERRPGMQIAVGGCLAQKDRGEIVRKAPWVDVVFGTHNVGSLPVLLERARHNAEAQVEILESLETFPSTLPTRRESPYAAWVSISVGCNNTCTFCIVPALRGKEKDRRPGDVLAEIEALVGEGVLEVTLLGQNVNTYGVEFGDKLAFGKLLRATGGIEGLERVRFTSPHPSSFTDDVVDAMAETPNVMPSLHMPLQSGSDRVLKAMRRSYRQSRFLGIIDRVRSSIPDAAITTDIIVGFPGETDEDFEQTLHVVEQARFSSAFTFQYSPRPGTPAATMGDQIPKRVVQERYERLTALQDRITYEDNQAQTGRTLEVLVAEGEGRKDAATRRLSGRAPDNRLVHFALPEGAQAPRPGDVATVTVTRGAPHYLEADDVSGFAVRRTRAGDAWEARQARPEPESTGPRPVGLGLPTLRRA; from the coding sequence ATGAGCACGACGACCGCCACCCCCGCCGGCGCCGACGACACCGTCGCCGCCGCGCGCACGTACCAGGTCCGCACCTTCGGGTGCCAGATGAACGTCCACGACTCCGAGCGGTTGTCGGGGCTGCTGGAGGACGCCGGCTACGTGCGCTTCGACGAGGCGGGCCGCCCGGAGGGCTCCGACGCCCCGGTCGAGCCGGACGTCGTCGTCTTCAACACCTGCGCGGTCCGGGAGAACGCCGACAACAAGCTGTACGGCAACCTCGGCCACCTCGCGCCCGTCAAGGAGCGCCGCCCAGGCATGCAGATCGCCGTCGGCGGCTGCCTGGCGCAGAAGGACCGCGGCGAGATCGTCCGCAAGGCGCCCTGGGTGGACGTCGTCTTCGGCACCCACAACGTGGGCTCCCTGCCGGTGCTGCTCGAGCGCGCCCGGCACAACGCCGAGGCCCAGGTCGAGATCCTGGAGTCGCTGGAGACGTTCCCCTCCACGCTGCCGACGCGGCGGGAGTCGCCCTACGCGGCGTGGGTCAGCATCTCGGTGGGCTGCAACAACACCTGCACGTTCTGCATCGTCCCCGCGCTGCGCGGCAAGGAGAAGGACCGCCGTCCCGGCGACGTCCTGGCCGAGATCGAGGCCCTCGTCGGCGAGGGCGTCCTCGAGGTCACGCTGCTGGGGCAGAACGTCAACACCTACGGCGTCGAGTTCGGCGACAAGCTGGCCTTCGGCAAGCTGCTGCGCGCCACCGGCGGCATCGAGGGCCTGGAGCGGGTCCGCTTCACCAGCCCGCACCCCTCCAGCTTCACCGACGACGTCGTCGACGCGATGGCCGAGACCCCCAACGTCATGCCCAGCCTGCACATGCCGCTGCAGTCCGGCTCGGACCGGGTGCTGAAGGCGATGCGCCGCTCCTACCGGCAGTCCCGGTTCCTGGGGATCATCGACCGCGTCCGCTCGTCCATCCCCGACGCCGCGATCACCACCGACATCATCGTCGGGTTCCCCGGCGAGACCGACGAGGACTTCGAGCAGACGCTGCACGTGGTGGAGCAGGCGCGGTTCTCCAGCGCCTTCACCTTCCAGTACTCCCCGCGCCCGGGGACCCCGGCCGCGACCATGGGCGACCAGATCCCCAAGCGGGTCGTGCAGGAGCGCTACGAGCGGCTCACCGCCCTGCAGGACCGGATCACCTACGAGGACAACCAGGCCCAGACCGGGCGGACCCTCGAGGTCCTCGTCGCCGAGGGGGAGGGCCGCAAGGACGCCGCGACCCGGCGCCTCTCGGGACGGGCCCCGGACAACCGCCTCGTCCACTTCGCCCTGCCGGAGGGGGCGCAGGCCCCGCGCCCCGGCGACGTGGCCACGGTGACGGTCACCCGCGGTGCACCGCACTACCTCGAGGCCGACGACGTGAGCGGGTTCGCCGTGCGCCGCACCCGCGCCGGCGACGCCTGGGAGGCGCGGCAGGCCCGGCCGGAGCCCGAGAGCACGGGTCCCCGGCCGGTCGGCCTGGGCCTGCCCACGCTGCGCCGGGCCTGA
- a CDS encoding amino acid ABC transporter ATP-binding protein, translating to MSDHGQAPQSSARRPLVVLEKVNKHFGALHVLKDVDLTVSEGEVVVVIGPSGSGKSTLCRTINRLETIDGGRITIDGKDLPAEGKGLARLRADVGMVFQSFNLFAHKTVKENVTLGPLKVRGTSGSEAGKRADALLERVGVASQAAKYPAQLSGGQQQRVAIARALAMDPKVMLFDEPTSALDPEMINEVLDVMTGLAKEGMTMVVVTHEMGFARRAADRVVFMAEGRILEDTTPEEFFTAPRHERAKDFLSKILTH from the coding sequence ATGAGTGACCACGGGCAGGCCCCTCAGTCGTCAGCGCGCCGGCCGCTGGTCGTCCTGGAGAAGGTGAACAAGCACTTCGGGGCCCTGCACGTGCTGAAGGACGTCGACCTGACGGTCTCCGAGGGCGAGGTCGTCGTGGTCATCGGCCCCTCCGGCTCCGGCAAGTCCACGCTGTGCCGGACGATCAACCGCCTCGAGACCATCGACGGGGGCCGCATCACCATCGACGGCAAGGACCTGCCCGCCGAGGGCAAGGGCCTCGCCCGCCTGCGCGCCGACGTCGGGATGGTCTTCCAGTCCTTCAACCTCTTCGCGCACAAGACGGTCAAGGAGAACGTGACCCTCGGCCCGCTGAAGGTCCGCGGGACGTCCGGCAGCGAGGCCGGCAAGCGCGCGGACGCCCTGCTCGAGCGCGTCGGCGTCGCCTCCCAGGCCGCTAAGTACCCCGCGCAGCTGTCCGGGGGTCAGCAGCAGCGCGTGGCCATCGCCCGGGCGCTGGCGATGGACCCCAAGGTGATGCTCTTCGACGAGCCCACCTCCGCCCTCGACCCCGAGATGATCAACGAGGTCCTCGACGTCATGACCGGTCTCGCCAAGGAGGGCATGACCATGGTCGTCGTCACCCACGAGATGGGCTTCGCCCGCCGGGCCGCCGACCGCGTCGTCTTCATGGCCGAGGGCCGGATCCTCGAGGACACCACCCCGGAGGAGTTCTTCACCGCGCCCAGGCACGAGCGCGCCAAGGACTTCCTCTCCAAGATCCTCACCCACTGA
- a CDS encoding glutamate ABC transporter substrate-binding protein yields MNSIRTAVLAGAATALLALSACGNEGSPETAGGSSTSGGSAAAAPEYAVATDVAITGSPTYDKIKAAGKVVIGVKADQPGIGQKDAGSGEYTGFDIEMAKLMAANLGLTPDEIDFVETVSANREPFLQQGTVDMVIASYTINDKRKQVVDFAGPYYVAGQDLLVRADEEEITGPDALAGKKVCSVEGSTPATRIRDEHPDAQLVTFDAYSKCVEQLTSNAVDAVTTDDAILRGYAAQQPEALKVVGAPFSEEPYGIGLPKGDTALRNALNDAIETAVEDGDWKKAYDHTLGGSGTDPEPPTVDRY; encoded by the coding sequence ATGAACAGCATCCGTACGGCCGTGCTCGCCGGCGCGGCGACCGCGCTGCTGGCCCTGAGCGCTTGCGGCAACGAGGGTTCCCCCGAGACCGCCGGCGGGAGCAGCACCTCCGGCGGCAGCGCCGCCGCCGCCCCCGAGTACGCCGTCGCCACCGACGTCGCGATCACCGGCAGCCCGACCTACGACAAGATCAAGGCGGCCGGGAAGGTCGTCATCGGCGTCAAGGCCGACCAGCCGGGCATCGGCCAGAAGGACGCGGGCAGCGGCGAGTACACCGGCTTCGACATCGAGATGGCCAAGCTCATGGCCGCGAACCTCGGCCTGACGCCCGACGAGATCGACTTCGTCGAGACCGTCTCGGCCAACCGCGAGCCGTTCCTGCAGCAGGGCACGGTCGACATGGTCATCGCCTCGTACACGATCAACGACAAGCGCAAGCAGGTCGTCGACTTCGCCGGGCCGTACTACGTCGCCGGCCAGGACCTGCTCGTGCGCGCCGACGAGGAGGAGATCACCGGGCCGGACGCGCTGGCCGGCAAGAAGGTCTGCTCGGTGGAGGGTTCCACCCCGGCGACCCGGATCCGCGACGAGCACCCCGACGCGCAGCTCGTCACCTTCGACGCCTACTCCAAGTGCGTGGAGCAGCTGACCTCCAACGCCGTGGACGCCGTCACCACCGACGACGCGATCCTGCGCGGCTACGCCGCCCAGCAGCCCGAGGCCCTCAAGGTCGTCGGCGCGCCCTTCAGCGAGGAGCCGTACGGCATCGGCCTGCCCAAGGGCGACACCGCCCTGCGCAACGCGCTGAACGACGCGATCGAGACGGCGGTCGAGGACGGCGACTGGAAGAAGGCGTACGACCACACCCTCGGGGGCAGCGGCACCGACCCCGAGCCGCCGACCGTCGACCGCTACTGA
- a CDS encoding amino acid ABC transporter permease: MQVIVDNLDVFGRGIWGTVTLFFWATLGSLVLGTVLAVFRISPSAALRAFGTTYVNVFRNTPLTLIMVFCVLCLPTLQITFSDDTARQYRAYAILALVAYTSCFVCEAVRSGINTVPLGQAEAARAIGLPFTGVLRLVVLPQAFRAVVPPLGSVLNALLKNTSVASAASNYELVSAMRNLVEQNGNAVIAVLIGITVAYMLLAGVLFTGVTLLERRTARSGANA; the protein is encoded by the coding sequence GTGCAGGTCATCGTCGACAACCTCGACGTGTTCGGCCGCGGGATCTGGGGCACCGTCACCCTGTTCTTCTGGGCCACCCTCGGCTCGCTCGTCCTCGGCACCGTCCTCGCGGTCTTCCGCATCTCCCCCAGCGCGGCGCTGCGGGCCTTCGGCACGACGTACGTCAACGTCTTCCGCAACACCCCCCTCACGCTGATCATGGTGTTCTGCGTGCTGTGCCTGCCGACGCTGCAGATCACCTTCAGCGACGACACCGCCCGCCAGTACCGCGCCTACGCCATCCTCGCGCTGGTCGCCTACACCTCCTGCTTCGTGTGCGAAGCGGTGCGCTCGGGCATCAACACCGTGCCGCTGGGCCAGGCGGAGGCGGCGCGCGCGATCGGGCTGCCCTTCACCGGGGTGCTGCGCCTGGTCGTCCTCCCCCAGGCCTTCCGCGCCGTGGTCCCGCCGCTGGGCAGCGTCCTGAACGCCCTGCTGAAGAACACCTCCGTCGCCTCGGCGGCGAGCAACTACGAACTCGTCTCGGCCATGCGCAACCTCGTCGAGCAGAACGGCAACGCCGTCATCGCCGTCCTCATCGGGATCACCGTGGCCTACATGCTGCTGGCGGGGGTGCTCTTCACCGGCGTGACCCTGCTGGAACGGCGGACGGCACGGAGCGGAGCGAACGCGTGA
- a CDS encoding amino acid ABC transporter permease, with amino-acid sequence MSQVLYDAPGPRARRLNAVLTVVGVALFAGVLGVVVWRLNGAGQFAPSKWSPFSYTDIQTALLGAWWQTMKVALVAILLSVVLAAVLASARLSHARALRRVAYGLIQLFRAPPVLLLMFWFFYGSGGDVPLYWCGVLGLTVYNGAFLAEILRAGVEALPKGQREAGLAVGLTESQVLWTIQLPQAVRSMLPSLVSQIVVILKDSALIYIIGYSELLRWGTQLGSQYFNLIPAMLVIAVVYVGTNMVIAAIAKVVERRMSTKTAGKTAAAGPPQFVATPSGGA; translated from the coding sequence GTGAGCCAGGTCCTCTACGACGCCCCCGGCCCCCGGGCCCGGCGCCTCAACGCCGTCCTCACCGTGGTCGGCGTCGCGCTATTCGCCGGGGTCCTCGGGGTCGTCGTCTGGCGGCTGAACGGCGCGGGGCAGTTCGCGCCCTCGAAGTGGAGCCCCTTCAGCTACACCGACATCCAGACCGCCCTCCTCGGCGCCTGGTGGCAGACGATGAAGGTCGCCCTGGTGGCGATCCTGCTCTCGGTGGTGCTGGCCGCGGTGCTGGCGAGCGCGCGGCTGTCGCACGCGAGGGCGCTGCGGCGGGTCGCCTACGGCCTGATCCAGCTCTTCCGGGCGCCGCCGGTCCTGCTGCTGATGTTCTGGTTCTTCTACGGCTCCGGCGGGGACGTCCCGCTGTACTGGTGCGGTGTCCTCGGGCTCACCGTCTACAACGGGGCCTTCCTCGCCGAGATCCTGCGCGCCGGGGTCGAAGCCCTGCCGAAGGGGCAGCGGGAGGCCGGGCTCGCCGTCGGGCTCACCGAGAGCCAGGTCCTGTGGACGATCCAGCTCCCGCAGGCCGTGCGGTCCATGCTGCCGTCGCTGGTGTCGCAGATCGTCGTCATCCTCAAGGACAGCGCGCTCATCTACATCATCGGCTACTCGGAACTGCTCCGGTGGGGCACGCAGCTGGGGTCGCAGTACTTCAACCTCATCCCCGCCATGCTCGTCATCGCCGTCGTCTACGTCGGCACGAACATGGTCATCGCCGCGATCGCCAAGGTGGTGGAGCGGCGGATGAGCACGAAGACGGCGGGCAAGACAGCCGCTGCCGGACCCCCGCAGTTCGTCGCTACGCCGTCGGGCGGGGCCTGA
- a CDS encoding putative quinol monooxygenase, with product MTTIAILELTLKPENVADAPAILTETLEATRAFKGNLGCEVLIDHADETHVSIVERWESIEDDNAYRAFRATPEGANRLGSIVTDRKLTLYAVRDDI from the coding sequence GTGACCACCATCGCGATCCTGGAACTCACCCTCAAGCCCGAGAACGTCGCCGACGCCCCGGCCATCCTCACCGAGACCCTCGAAGCCACCCGCGCCTTCAAGGGCAACCTCGGGTGCGAGGTGCTCATCGACCACGCCGACGAGACCCACGTGTCCATCGTCGAGCGGTGGGAGTCCATCGAGGACGACAACGCCTACCGGGCCTTCCGCGCCACCCCCGAGGGGGCGAACCGGCTCGGCTCGATCGTCACCGACCGCAAGCTGACGCTGTACGCGGTCCGCGACGACATCTGA
- a CDS encoding regulatory protein RecX, which produces MSRRPPEQVPPGPDENPDREADPREVARTIALRQLTMAPRTRKQLAEKLAAKEVPAEIVVEVLDRFEEVGLVDDRAFAESFVHARRSGRGRRALAQELRRKGVDDETAADALEVVDHDSQAEAARELVRRKLRSTAGLERAVRERRLFGLLARRGFPTDVVLRVVREELDGQA; this is translated from the coding sequence CTGAGCCGTCGGCCCCCCGAGCAGGTCCCTCCCGGTCCGGACGAGAACCCGGACCGGGAGGCCGACCCGCGCGAGGTCGCCCGCACCATCGCCCTGCGGCAGCTGACGATGGCGCCGCGCACCCGCAAGCAGCTGGCCGAGAAGCTGGCCGCCAAGGAGGTGCCGGCCGAGATCGTGGTCGAGGTCCTCGACCGCTTCGAGGAGGTCGGCCTCGTCGACGACCGCGCCTTCGCCGAGTCCTTCGTGCACGCCCGCCGCAGCGGGCGCGGGCGTCGGGCGCTGGCCCAGGAGCTGCGCCGGAAGGGCGTCGACGACGAGACCGCCGCGGACGCGCTGGAGGTCGTCGACCACGACAGCCAGGCCGAGGCCGCCCGGGAGCTCGTGCGCCGCAAGCTCCGCTCCACCGCGGGCCTGGAGCGCGCGGTGCGCGAACGCCGGCTGTTCGGCCTGCTCGCCCGCCGCGGGTTCCCCACCGACGTGGTGCTGCGGGTCGTCCGCGAGGAGCTCGACGGGCAGGCGTAG